The following nucleotide sequence is from Acidobacteriota bacterium.
GCGAAGTCACGACCATTACCGATCTGCAAAACCAGCAGGCGATGGATAACTACGCGCTGGCGCCGGAGCTGCTGACGACGCTGTTCAATGAGAAGCGGATTAAGCGGCGGATTGTGCGCTATCAGGATCTGCCGCCGATGCTGATTCAGGCGGTGCTGGACACCGAAGACAAGGGGTTTTTTCAGCACGGGGCGGTGAACTGGCCGCGCGTGGTAGCGGCGGCCTACCGGGACGTGCGCGCGGGACGGAAGGAACAGGGCGCGAGCACGATCGCCATGCAGGTGGCGCGGAATATTTTCGACCTGGGATTTGAAAAAACCGCCAAACGCAAGCTGGAGGAAGTGCTGGTGGCGATGGAGCTGGAAGAGCGGCTGACGAAACAGCAGATATTCGAGCTCTACGCCAACCAGCTTTATATGGGGCAGCGCGGCAGTTACGCGATTCACGGCTTTGGCGAAGCGGCGGATGCGTATTTCGGCAAACCGGTGAATCAACTGACGCTGCCGGAGGATGCGTTGCTGGCGGGGATAATTCATGCGCCGAACGGAGACTCGCCCTACCGGCATCCGAAGCGCGCGCAGGAGCGGCGCGACGGAGTGCTGCGGTTCATGGTGGCGGACGGAGCGATCACGGAAGCGCAGCGGCTGGAGGCCGATAAGGCGCCACTGGTGACGACGGCGGCGAACAATGAGGCGAGCGATGCACCCTACTTCACCGAGATGGTGCGCGACCGGCTGAGCGATGCGGCGTCGAACGAGGATTTGTCGACGGAAAGCTACCGCATCTACACCACCCTGAACCCGGAGCTGCAGGCGGCGGCGGCGCAGGCGGTGAGCGAGGGGATGGTAGGGGTGGATAAGGAGCTGGCGGCACTGCGGCGGGCGCGCCATCACGGCCGCCAGCCGAAGAAACCGGAGGAAAAGGCGCAGGTGGCGCTAGTGGCGCTGGATCCGCACACCGGGGCGGTGCTGGCGCTGGTGGGGGGGCGGAACTTCGCCTTCAGCCAACTCAACCACGCGCTGGCGCAGCGGCCGACGGGCAGCATATTTAAACCGATCGTGTACGCCACGGCGCTGGAGACCGGGCTGCTGCCGAATCTTCCGGCGATTACCCAGAGTTCGATTCTGAACGACGAGCCGACGGTGTTTCCGGGCGGGTATGCGCCGGCAAACTTCGAAAACAAATATTTCGGGCCCGTGACGCTGCGGGTAGCGCTGGAACACTCGCTCAACAACGCAACGATTACGCTGGCGGAAGAAGTGGGCCTGCAGGCGGTGACCGATCTGGCGCACGCAGCCGGGATTACCAGCGCGGAGCCGACACCGTCGGAGGCGATCGGCACCTACACAGCGTCGCCGCTGACGATGGCGGGCGTGTATACCATGTTCGACAACGGCGGGGTGCTGGAAAAACCGCGGTTGATCGACTCGGTGCAGGACGCGCAGGGGCAAGTCATTCTGCAGCATCTGCCGAAGCCGAAACGCGTGCTGGATCCACGGATCGCGTTCCTGACGACGAACCTGATGGAGTCGGTGTTGCAGGCGGGTACGGCGGTGCGGGTACGGGCCATGGGATTTGACGTGCCGGCGGCGGGCAAGACGGGCACCTCGCACGATGCCTGGTTTGCCGGCTTTACCGACAATCTGCTGTGCGTGGTGTGGGTGGGGCTGGACAACTATCAGGACATTGACATTGAAGGCGCGCACGCTGCTCTGCCCATCTGGACGGATTTCATGAAGGCCGCCATCCAGTTGCCGGGCTATTCGCATCCGCAGCCGTTCGCGCCACCACCGGGGGTGGTAGCGGTGAAGGTCGATACGGTCTCGCACGAAGTGGCGACGCCGCTGTGTCCGCCCGACCAGACCGAGGTGAACTACTACATTGACGGGACGCAACCGACGGTGATGTGTCACCTGCATCCCAGCCCGCTGATTCCGCGCGGCATTGCCGAGGCCACGCACAAAGCCCTGCAGTTCCTGCACGTCGAGGCCCCACCGCCGCCGGAGCCGGCTGCGGCCACGAGGAAAGGGGAAGCCTTGCCGCCGCGGCTGACCGCAGCTCCGGCCACGGAATTGCCCGCAGCGAAGCCAAAACCCCAGCCCAAGCGCGGATTTTTCGGGCGGTTGCTGCATGCGATCGGCGGCGGTGGAGACAGTAAAAACGGCGGCGGGGGCGGCGGCCTACTGTAACCCACGTGGGCTTGCCATAGAGACGGGACGGGAGGATACTGGCGTCATAGATAGCCAAGTGTGGAGGCACTATGCGAACGCGAGTAGCAGGCGCAAGCGCGGTAGGGGTTGCACTCTTCCTGATGGCGGCGCTATGGCTGCCAGCAGCGGCACAAACGTACAGTTCGAATGCACCCGCCAAGCCGGCGGAGCTGACAGTGGGACAGCGCGCCGACATTTATCTGGCGGAGCGGAACTACACCGAGGCAGTTGCGCTGCTGCAGCAAACGCTGCGCGACAAACACATGCGGACCGCGCCGCTGT
It contains:
- a CDS encoding penicillin-binding protein 1A produces the protein MPKRSQVRVSITTRGLARWLARPSGRVLLALVFAVFVACGVAFIHYYNFYAEIIDARLASPIFHPSSLVFATPKVVAVGENLTPQQLSNWLTAAGYAAREASPVGTFLVSGDSVRIAPGPEAYHATIPVQVQFQNGEVTTITDLQNQQAMDNYALAPELLTTLFNEKRIKRRIVRYQDLPPMLIQAVLDTEDKGFFQHGAVNWPRVVAAAYRDVRAGRKEQGASTIAMQVARNIFDLGFEKTAKRKLEEVLVAMELEERLTKQQIFELYANQLYMGQRGSYAIHGFGEAADAYFGKPVNQLTLPEDALLAGIIHAPNGDSPYRHPKRAQERRDGVLRFMVADGAITEAQRLEADKAPLVTTAANNEASDAPYFTEMVRDRLSDAASNEDLSTESYRIYTTLNPELQAAAAQAVSEGMVGVDKELAALRRARHHGRQPKKPEEKAQVALVALDPHTGAVLALVGGRNFAFSQLNHALAQRPTGSIFKPIVYATALETGLLPNLPAITQSSILNDEPTVFPGGYAPANFENKYFGPVTLRVALEHSLNNATITLAEEVGLQAVTDLAHAAGITSAEPTPSEAIGTYTASPLTMAGVYTMFDNGGVLEKPRLIDSVQDAQGQVILQHLPKPKRVLDPRIAFLTTNLMESVLQAGTAVRVRAMGFDVPAAGKTGTSHDAWFAGFTDNLLCVVWVGLDNYQDIDIEGAHAALPIWTDFMKAAIQLPGYSHPQPFAPPPGVVAVKVDTVSHEVATPLCPPDQTEVNYYIDGTQPTVMCHLHPSPLIPRGIAEATHKALQFLHVEAPPPPEPAAATRKGEALPPRLTAAPATELPAAKPKPQPKRGFFGRLLHAIGGGGDSKNGGGGGGLL